In Spirosoma linguale DSM 74, one genomic interval encodes:
- a CDS encoding conserved hypothetical protein (KEGG: lpc:LPC_2229 hypothetical protein): MVQLKGQTWLLMLAGLVFAVAVFYAFRQPNSKPINVNWQSQVSPGHLSAAHAQFATNCAACHTPVMGINEAKCISCHADNKELLGRQPTAFHATIGNCVSCHMEHLGVNANLRVMNHEALAKIGGKLFAGGTKMPNQAAKAQLPANHPLLSSLEASLNCASCHNPKAPPHFGLFGPDCASCHAATEWTISAFQHPSPRSTECVQCHQAPPSHYMMHFEMVDKTVVAGGSSGQVEGCCGGVDVTQCYKCHQTTFWNDIKGVGFYKHH, from the coding sequence ATGGTTCAACTAAAAGGGCAAACCTGGTTGTTGATGCTGGCCGGGCTGGTGTTTGCGGTAGCCGTTTTCTACGCATTCCGACAGCCCAACAGCAAGCCTATAAACGTCAACTGGCAGAGTCAGGTGAGTCCGGGTCACCTCTCGGCGGCTCACGCGCAATTTGCCACCAACTGTGCCGCCTGCCACACGCCGGTGATGGGCATTAACGAAGCGAAATGTATTAGTTGCCACGCCGACAACAAAGAATTGCTGGGTCGGCAGCCAACCGCCTTTCACGCGACCATCGGCAACTGCGTGTCCTGCCACATGGAGCATCTGGGGGTGAACGCAAACCTGCGCGTGATGAACCACGAAGCCTTAGCCAAAATCGGTGGGAAGTTGTTTGCGGGCGGAACGAAGATGCCTAACCAGGCCGCTAAAGCCCAGTTGCCCGCCAATCACCCGCTACTGTCATCCCTCGAAGCCAGCCTGAACTGCGCTAGTTGCCATAACCCCAAAGCCCCGCCCCATTTCGGTTTGTTCGGCCCGGACTGCGCGTCGTGCCATGCCGCTACGGAGTGGACGATTTCGGCGTTTCAGCATCCATCCCCCCGCTCAACGGAGTGCGTTCAGTGCCATCAGGCCCCGCCAAGCCACTATATGATGCACTTCGAGATGGTTGATAAAACGGTGGTGGCCGGGGGGAGCAGCGGGCAGGTTGAGGGGTGCTGCGGAGGGGTTGACGTGACACAGTGCTACAAATGCCACCAAACGACCTTTTGGAACGACATCAAAGGCGTGGGTTTTTACAAGCATCATTGA
- a CDS encoding conserved hypothetical protein (KEGG: bbt:BBta_3423 hypothetical protein), whose protein sequence is MTLKPYSASVLSVAGFILSGMGLYFIILRPPLLPEDLHYMGTSMQTVKQHLPMLPSWLQKVFWVLGGHLFTTGLLTVFMARTSFRTRSPGVVTITMLAGLSSIGWMTIVNFIIGSDFMWLLLSFTFPWVVALVLYRLRI, encoded by the coding sequence ATGACGCTCAAACCATACTCAGCAAGTGTTCTATCAGTGGCGGGATTCATTCTGTCGGGCATGGGTTTGTACTTTATTATCCTTCGGCCTCCTTTATTGCCTGAGGACCTGCACTACATGGGAACATCTATGCAGACAGTGAAACAGCATTTACCTATGCTTCCATCTTGGTTGCAAAAGGTTTTTTGGGTACTGGGCGGTCACCTGTTTACCACCGGGTTGTTGACTGTTTTTATGGCCCGCACTTCGTTTCGTACTCGCTCACCTGGGGTCGTTACCATTACTATGCTAGCAGGGTTGAGTTCAATTGGCTGGATGACGATTGTCAATTTTATAATTGGTTCAGACTTCATGTGGCTCCTGCTGAGCTTCACATTTCCCTGGGTAGTAGCGTTGGTTCTCTACCGTCTGCGTATATAG
- a CDS encoding conserved hypothetical protein (KEGG: lpp:lpp2338 hypothetical protein), translating into MKNERTIIGGLLAFQLVLWLGFLFHHSPRFPGSLTGGVLAVLGALLMILPPLIYSAVKRIEGVKQFVTKRVSLGTLLTGHVYTGIIGSILAILHTGHHFQNNLGIWLTAMMLLTVFSGFVGRYYLAYASMEVREKKDLLNSLATEYNQLTAAMAQPQNADMTYVASHDVVGRDLNSFWGTEPAVVDLNAPLKLRAERLTESIADLEYAIATHDILKRRTTYWLVAHIATSSAFYVLLVFHIWSAIYFGLRWFN; encoded by the coding sequence ATGAAAAACGAACGAACTATTATCGGTGGGCTGCTTGCCTTTCAGCTTGTACTGTGGCTAGGCTTCCTGTTTCATCATTCACCGCGCTTCCCTGGTAGTCTGACGGGCGGAGTTCTAGCCGTGTTAGGCGCGTTGCTGATGATTTTACCGCCCCTGATCTATTCTGCCGTGAAGCGGATTGAGGGGGTTAAGCAATTCGTCACGAAGCGCGTTTCGCTCGGTACCCTGCTGACGGGGCACGTCTATACGGGTATCATCGGCTCGATTCTGGCGATTCTGCATACGGGCCACCATTTTCAAAACAACCTCGGTATCTGGCTGACGGCCATGATGCTGCTAACGGTATTCAGTGGCTTCGTCGGGCGGTATTACCTGGCGTATGCGTCGATGGAAGTGCGCGAGAAAAAAGACCTGCTCAATAGTCTGGCCACCGAGTATAACCAACTAACAGCGGCAATGGCACAGCCGCAGAACGCCGACATGACCTACGTGGCCTCCCATGATGTTGTGGGCCGCGACTTGAACAGTTTTTGGGGAACCGAGCCTGCGGTGGTTGACCTAAATGCCCCGCTCAAACTCCGCGCCGAGCGGCTGACCGAATCAATCGCCGATCTCGAATACGCCATAGCGACGCACGATATCCTGAAACGACGCACGACCTACTGGCTCGTCGCCCATATTGCCACGTCGAGTGCCTTTTATGTACTGCTCGTTTTCCACATCTGGTCAGCGATTTATTTCGGACTGCGATGGTTCAACTAA